The proteins below are encoded in one region of Armatimonadota bacterium:
- the leuC gene encoding 3-isopropylmalate dehydratase large subunit produces MGQTITQKILAAHCDKTGVEPGELITAKLDLVLANDITAPIAIREFGEIGVDCVFDREKIALVPDHSTPAKDIKSAEQVKVMRDFATKYGITNFFEIGRVGIEHTLLPDEGLVLPGNAVIGADSHTCTYGAIGAFSTGVGSTDVASAMALGECWFKVPETIKFVYYGGLNRWVGGKDLILYTIGKIGVDGALYCSMEFAGEVVDELPMADRFTMCNMAIEAGGKNGIIAPDELTLAYVNQRAKREFKCYASDPDAKYKQVVEIDCSKLEPQVSFPHLPENARPVSEVGDIPIDQSVIGSCTNGRIEDLRIAAEVLKGRKVHPNVRLILFPATQEIWTRAMHEGLFDIFVEAGAAVSTPTCGPCLGGHMGCLAEGERAIATTNRNFVGRMGHPKSEVYLSSPAVAAASAVLGRIGGPGELGM; encoded by the coding sequence ATGGGCCAGACGATAACCCAGAAGATACTCGCGGCTCACTGTGACAAGACAGGGGTGGAACCCGGCGAGCTCATCACAGCGAAGCTGGACCTCGTGCTAGCGAACGATATCACCGCTCCGATCGCGATCCGTGAGTTTGGTGAGATCGGTGTTGACTGCGTCTTCGATAGGGAGAAAATCGCGCTCGTGCCGGACCACTCGACCCCCGCGAAGGATATCAAGTCCGCGGAGCAGGTAAAGGTCATGCGCGATTTTGCGACGAAGTACGGCATCACCAACTTCTTCGAGATCGGACGCGTTGGGATCGAGCATACGCTGCTGCCGGACGAGGGATTGGTTCTTCCCGGCAACGCGGTCATCGGCGCTGATTCTCACACTTGTACCTACGGCGCGATCGGGGCTTTCTCGACCGGCGTCGGTAGCACCGACGTCGCGTCCGCGATGGCGCTCGGCGAGTGCTGGTTCAAGGTTCCGGAGACGATCAAGTTCGTCTACTACGGGGGGCTGAACAGGTGGGTCGGCGGCAAGGACCTGATTCTCTACACGATCGGCAAGATCGGGGTAGATGGTGCGCTGTACTGCTCGATGGAGTTTGCCGGAGAGGTCGTTGACGAACTGCCGATGGCCGATCGCTTCACTATGTGCAACATGGCGATTGAGGCGGGAGGCAAGAACGGGATCATCGCCCCGGATGAGCTCACTCTGGCCTACGTAAACCAGCGGGCCAAGCGGGAGTTCAAATGCTACGCGAGCGATCCCGACGCGAAATACAAGCAAGTTGTCGAGATTGACTGCTCGAAGCTGGAACCGCAGGTCTCTTTCCCCCATCTCCCGGAGAATGCGAGGCCTGTAAGTGAAGTCGGCGACATTCCTATAGACCAATCGGTGATTGGCTCGTGCACCAACGGTCGCATCGAGGATCTGCGCATCGCGGCGGAAGTACTGAAGGGCCGCAAAGTGCATCCGAACGTGCGGTTGATCCTGTTCCCGGCGACGCAGGAGATATGGACTCGGGCGATGCACGAGGGGCTGTTCGACATCTTCGTCGAGGCCGGGGCCGCAGTAAGCACGCCGACTTGCGGGCCGTGTCTTGGCGGACACATGGGCTGTCTGGCGGAAGGCGAGCGTGCTATAGCGACGACCAACAGGAACTTCGTCGGGCGGATGGGCCACCCGAAGTCCGAGGTTTACCTTTCGAGTCCGGCAGTCGCCGCGGCATCGGCGGTCCTGGGACGAATCGGTGGTCCGGGCGAACTTGGCATGTAG
- the leuD gene encoding 3-isopropylmalate dehydratase small subunit encodes MMFRGNAFKYGDNVDTDVIIPARYLNTSDPDELATHCMEDIDADFVRMVRPGDMIVAADNFGCGSSREHAPLAIKTAGVSCVIARTFARIFYRNAINIGLPILECADAADAINAGSEIMVDTASGTITEVATGRTFQAQPFPDFMQNLIASGGLIAYARQRARSEGLCR; translated from the coding sequence ATGATGTTTAGGGGCAACGCATTCAAATACGGCGACAATGTTGATACGGACGTTATTATCCCGGCTAGGTATCTGAATACCTCCGATCCGGACGAACTGGCGACTCATTGTATGGAGGACATAGACGCCGACTTCGTCAGGATGGTCCGGCCTGGAGACATGATTGTGGCTGCCGACAACTTCGGCTGCGGGTCATCAAGGGAGCATGCGCCGTTGGCGATCAAGACCGCCGGAGTGTCGTGCGTGATCGCTCGGACCTTCGCGCGCATATTCTACCGGAACGCGATAAACATCGGACTTCCGATCCTGGAGTGTGCCGACGCGGCCGACGCGATCAACGCGGGGAGTGAGATCATGGTGGATACTGCATCAGGTACCATCACCGAGGTTGCGACCGGTCGGACCTTCCAGGCACAGCCCTTTCCGGATTTCATGCAGAACCTTATCGCGTCCGGCGGACTGATCGCCTATGCCAGACAGAGAGCCCGGTCAGAGGGCCTCTGCCGGTAG
- the cimA gene encoding citramalate synthase, translated as MEDTVPKILVYDTTLRDGSQGEGVSFTVADMIKIATRLDEAGFDYIEGGWPGSNPKHEEFFERMKSVPLVNAKLAAFGSTRRARVRAEEDSNLIKLVQSETPVVTIFGKSWDLHVTDALRVELERNIEMIYDSVQFLKNEGKEVIYDAEHFFDGYKANPNYAIDTLKAAATAGADCVVLCETNGGAMPSEVMEVLKAVRDAVTVPVGMHAHNDSDLAVANTIIAVQSGAVHVQGTVNGYGERCGNANLISIISNLQIKLRYSCLPEVSLKDLTALSHYVDEIANIVPNDRQPFVGRSAFAHKAGVHVDAMMKNPDTYEHMHPELVGNERRILVSELAGASSIAHKAEKYGIDLTKQSPETREVLAHVTELENKGYSFEGAEASFELLIQKAVGTYEKLFDLKSFRVIVEQRGTDPQPITEATLRVMANGEELLTVAEGDGPVHALDSALRKALEKFYPEELTHIKLTDFKVRVLDATDGTAAGVRAIVESTDGATSWNTVGVSANIIEASWNALVDSVEYGLLRLRRNKDA; from the coding sequence ATGGAGGACACAGTGCCGAAGATACTGGTTTACGACACTACGCTGCGCGACGGGTCTCAGGGTGAGGGAGTCTCGTTCACCGTCGCCGACATGATCAAGATAGCGACGCGGCTCGATGAGGCGGGTTTCGATTATATCGAGGGCGGATGGCCCGGTTCGAACCCCAAGCACGAGGAGTTCTTCGAGAGGATGAAGAGCGTTCCCCTCGTCAACGCAAAGCTGGCGGCGTTCGGAAGCACTAGGCGAGCACGTGTTCGCGCCGAGGAAGACAGCAACCTCATCAAGCTGGTTCAGTCTGAGACGCCTGTCGTCACGATATTCGGCAAGTCCTGGGATCTCCATGTCACCGATGCGCTGCGAGTCGAACTCGAGCGCAATATCGAGATGATATACGACTCGGTTCAGTTTCTGAAAAACGAGGGAAAAGAGGTCATATACGACGCCGAGCATTTTTTCGACGGCTACAAGGCGAACCCCAACTACGCGATTGACACTCTGAAGGCTGCCGCGACCGCGGGTGCTGATTGTGTGGTGCTCTGCGAGACCAACGGCGGCGCGATGCCCTCCGAGGTGATGGAGGTCCTCAAGGCCGTCAGGGATGCCGTAACAGTTCCCGTTGGGATGCATGCTCACAATGACTCGGACTTGGCCGTCGCGAATACGATCATCGCGGTCCAGAGCGGCGCGGTTCACGTCCAGGGGACGGTCAACGGCTACGGTGAACGATGCGGGAACGCGAATCTGATCTCGATAATATCCAACCTACAGATCAAACTCAGGTACAGCTGCCTTCCCGAGGTATCGCTGAAGGATCTGACGGCCCTGTCTCACTATGTTGACGAAATCGCGAACATCGTCCCCAACGACCGTCAGCCGTTCGTCGGCCGGAGCGCCTTTGCTCACAAGGCAGGCGTTCACGTGGACGCCATGATGAAGAATCCGGATACCTATGAGCACATGCATCCCGAACTCGTGGGGAATGAGCGTCGGATACTAGTGTCGGAGTTGGCCGGGGCCAGCAGTATAGCGCACAAAGCAGAGAAGTATGGTATTGATCTGACGAAGCAGTCGCCCGAAACGCGCGAAGTTCTGGCTCATGTGACGGAGTTGGAGAACAAGGGCTACTCGTTCGAGGGTGCGGAGGCGTCGTTCGAACTGCTCATTCAGAAGGCGGTAGGCACCTACGAGAAACTCTTCGACCTGAAGAGCTTCCGGGTCATCGTTGAGCAGCGCGGCACTGACCCGCAGCCTATCACGGAGGCAACGCTTCGAGTGATGGCAAACGGAGAGGAACTGCTGACCGTCGCCGAAGGCGATGGTCCTGTCCATGCCCTGGATAGCGCGCTTCGCAAGGCACTGGAGAAGTTCTATCCCGAGGAACTGACGCACATCAAGCTGACCGACTTCAAGGTTCGCGTGCTGGACGCGACCGACGGTACCGCGGCCGGCGTGCGAGCGATCGTGGAGTCTACCGACGGCGCCACATCTTGGAACACCGTCGGGGTCTCCGCCAATATCATCGAGGCCAGTTGGAACGCTCTGGTTGACAGCGTCGAATACGGCCTGCTAAGATTGAGACGAAACAAGGACGCGTAA
- the ispH gene encoding 4-hydroxy-3-methylbut-2-enyl diphosphate reductase yields the protein MQLITAKSAGFCYGVRRALDTVMEAARIEGKRMYTLGPLIHNPQVVERLAHDGVQVVSGVEEVPGGSLVVMPSHGVPESVMSRARELGLEVVDVTCPFVSKVQNLARELRDQGYQVVILGDAGHTEVRGIMSSAGDDALVVSSARELRSKRLCGKVAVVAQTTQTLDAYVEIVREVVGRAEEVRAFNTICHATSERQTAAVEMAREVDVVIVVGGRNSANTRRLAEMCSDTGVPTHHIETAGELNESWLQGAARVGLTAGASTPDWIINEVAQRLMPPTGQTGPTCRG from the coding sequence ATGCAACTCATAACCGCCAAATCAGCCGGGTTCTGCTACGGAGTTCGCAGGGCACTCGACACGGTCATGGAGGCGGCGCGCATCGAGGGGAAGAGGATGTATACCCTCGGGCCGTTGATTCATAACCCTCAAGTTGTCGAGCGCTTGGCGCATGATGGCGTGCAGGTGGTTTCTGGCGTTGAGGAAGTCCCCGGCGGCAGCCTGGTTGTCATGCCGTCGCACGGAGTTCCGGAATCTGTCATGAGTCGGGCTCGTGAACTTGGCCTCGAGGTTGTTGACGTTACATGTCCGTTTGTGTCCAAGGTACAGAACCTGGCGCGTGAACTGCGCGATCAGGGATATCAAGTCGTGATCCTCGGAGATGCCGGCCATACCGAAGTGCGGGGGATAATGAGCAGCGCGGGCGACGACGCGCTGGTGGTATCGAGTGCTCGGGAACTGCGGTCGAAGAGGCTCTGCGGCAAGGTTGCAGTTGTAGCACAGACGACGCAGACGCTGGATGCTTACGTCGAGATAGTACGAGAGGTCGTCGGCCGAGCGGAAGAGGTTCGGGCGTTCAACACAATCTGCCACGCGACCTCAGAGCGCCAGACGGCGGCCGTCGAGATGGCGCGGGAGGTCGATGTGGTCATCGTGGTCGGAGGCCGAAACAGCGCGAACACTCGACGGCTGGCGGAGATGTGTTCCGATACCGGCGTGCCGACGCATCACATCGAGACCGCCGGAGAACTCAATGAATCCTGGCTTCAGGGAGCCGCGAGAGTAGGCCTTACCGCCGGAGCCTCAACGCCGGACTGGATCATCAATGAAGTAGCTCAGCGGTTGATGCCGCCGACGGGTCAGACGGGGCCGACATGTCGGGGATGA
- a CDS encoding DUF512 domain-containing protein: MSGMNARIASVIPASPADRAGLKSGDDIVSVNGKLVLDILDFRFETAHEQVTVECMREGRSFVSTIEKDAYEHLGIEFEEDLFDGVRLCQNSCIFCFLQQMPKGLRPTLYVRDDDFRLSFTQGNYLTLTNLTGEDMDRICSQKMSPLYVSVHATDPELRASMLGNPKAELIMEQLRRLAASRIRFHTQIVLCPGVNDGAHLERTVDDLAGLFPATESIAIVPVGLTKHRKSLRRLRTADAQVAREVMALCLRKQQEFRARYGTRLVFASDELHLISKRGFPSSSAYEGFPQLEDGIGVTRIFLDELSRLRRMKTPSPRRGSYVLVTGTLAEPLLEQFAEWMSSHPGVRARVCEVSNGFLGETVTVAGLMVGADVIRALGDVQSGEEVLIPSVALNEGRFLDEVTLDDVRVALRARVTAVKPSPVAAWEQINA; encoded by the coding sequence ATGTCGGGGATGAACGCCAGGATAGCAAGCGTCATACCGGCCAGTCCGGCGGACAGGGCGGGCCTGAAGTCTGGTGACGACATTGTCTCGGTCAATGGCAAACTGGTTCTGGACATCCTCGACTTTCGCTTCGAGACCGCACACGAGCAGGTTACCGTCGAGTGTATGCGGGAGGGGCGCTCTTTCGTGTCAACGATCGAGAAGGACGCCTACGAGCATCTCGGCATCGAGTTCGAGGAAGATCTGTTCGACGGTGTGCGCTTGTGCCAGAACTCCTGCATATTCTGCTTCCTGCAACAGATGCCGAAAGGCCTGCGGCCGACGCTCTACGTCCGCGACGACGACTTCCGGCTCTCGTTTACCCAGGGTAACTACCTCACCCTCACAAACCTGACCGGCGAGGATATGGACCGCATCTGCTCGCAGAAGATGAGCCCTCTGTACGTCTCGGTGCACGCGACCGACCCCGAGCTTCGCGCGAGTATGCTCGGGAATCCGAAGGCGGAGCTTATCATGGAGCAGCTCAGACGGCTGGCCGCGTCGAGGATCAGATTCCACACGCAGATCGTGCTCTGCCCCGGCGTGAACGATGGAGCGCACCTCGAGCGCACGGTTGACGACCTGGCGGGCCTGTTCCCCGCAACGGAGTCAATAGCTATCGTGCCGGTGGGGCTGACGAAACACAGGAAGAGCCTCCGTCGGCTTCGGACCGCAGACGCACAAGTGGCCCGCGAGGTGATGGCGTTGTGCCTGCGCAAGCAGCAAGAGTTCAGGGCTCGCTACGGCACGAGGTTGGTCTTTGCGTCGGACGAACTACACCTGATCTCTAAGAGGGGGTTTCCGTCCTCGTCGGCTTACGAAGGGTTCCCGCAACTCGAGGATGGGATCGGTGTGACGCGGATATTCCTGGACGAGCTGTCCCGCCTGCGCCGAATGAAGACTCCCTCGCCGCGTCGAGGGAGTTACGTGCTCGTAACGGGTACGCTGGCAGAGCCGCTGCTTGAGCAGTTTGCCGAGTGGATGAGCAGCCATCCGGGCGTCAGAGCACGTGTATGCGAGGTATCGAACGGTTTTCTCGGGGAGACCGTCACCGTGGCCGGGCTGATGGTGGGTGCGGACGTGATCCGTGCGCTGGGCGACGTCCAATCTGGCGAGGAGGTCCTCATCCCATCCGTCGCTCTCAATGAGGGGCGCTTTCTTGATGAAGTGACGCTCGACGATGTGCGGGTCGCCCTCCGAGCGAGAGTCACGGCCGTCAAACCGTCGCCGGTCGCGGCCTGGGAGCAGATCAATGCCTGA
- the der gene encoding ribosome biogenesis GTPase Der, whose protein sequence is MPDSIVAIVGRPNVGKSTLFNRLVGRRIAIVEDTPGITRDRLYAEAEWNGREFVLIDTGGMILGDEDPLISQVRRQADIAMEEADVIVFVTDVREGMTSADIEVADLLRRSRKPVLLAASKADNEKQERDAAEFYSLGLGEVFPISSIQGHGVADLLDKVIENLPPEAEPEGIPEEAIRIAIIGRPNVGKSSMLNAVLQEERAIVSDIPGTTRDVVDTLFEHEGQPVVLIDTAGIRRAGKVQRSIEYYCVLRAVRAIERADVVLLLIDANEGITDGDKRVGGYAHEAGKAAVIVVNKWDLAKRRGVSMKQFAAKLRDEMVFMPYAPIVFASATEGMGVRESLDSAVLAAQSHTMRLSTGEVNRLIHDAVDSHPHTHKGRQLKVYYVTMPAVKPPTIILFVNDPEMLHFSYRRYLENQIRKAYPYEGTPIRIFARKAEGERGRG, encoded by the coding sequence ATGCCTGATTCGATAGTAGCCATCGTTGGCCGTCCGAACGTGGGCAAGTCAACTCTGTTCAACCGTCTTGTTGGCAGGAGGATCGCCATCGTGGAGGACACGCCTGGTATTACTCGTGACCGCCTGTACGCGGAAGCCGAGTGGAACGGTCGCGAGTTCGTGCTCATTGACACCGGTGGGATGATACTGGGTGACGAGGATCCGCTCATCTCGCAGGTTCGCAGGCAGGCCGACATCGCCATGGAAGAAGCCGATGTTATCGTCTTCGTGACTGACGTGCGGGAAGGCATGACCTCAGCCGATATCGAGGTTGCCGATCTGCTTCGGAGATCGCGGAAACCGGTTCTGCTCGCGGCGAGCAAGGCTGACAACGAAAAGCAAGAGCGCGATGCGGCGGAGTTCTATTCGCTGGGTCTGGGCGAGGTGTTTCCGATATCGTCCATTCAGGGTCATGGCGTCGCCGATCTGCTGGACAAAGTCATAGAGAATCTCCCGCCCGAAGCCGAGCCGGAAGGCATTCCGGAGGAAGCTATCCGGATCGCCATCATTGGCCGGCCGAATGTCGGGAAGTCCTCGATGCTTAACGCCGTCCTCCAGGAGGAGCGGGCCATCGTCAGCGACATTCCCGGCACCACGCGCGATGTGGTTGACACGCTGTTCGAACACGAGGGTCAACCGGTCGTGCTCATTGATACCGCTGGCATCAGGCGTGCAGGAAAGGTCCAGCGCTCCATCGAATACTACTGCGTACTCCGTGCAGTTCGTGCGATCGAGCGTGCGGACGTTGTCCTGCTTCTTATTGACGCGAACGAGGGCATCACCGACGGCGACAAGCGCGTGGGTGGATACGCCCATGAGGCGGGTAAGGCGGCGGTCATCGTCGTCAACAAGTGGGACCTTGCGAAGCGTCGGGGGGTCAGCATGAAACAGTTCGCCGCAAAGCTGCGGGACGAGATGGTCTTCATGCCCTACGCGCCGATAGTGTTTGCCTCAGCAACGGAGGGCATGGGAGTCCGTGAATCCCTCGATTCCGCGGTCCTCGCGGCGCAGAGCCATACCATGCGTCTCTCGACGGGCGAAGTTAACAGGCTCATTCACGATGCCGTGGATTCTCATCCGCATACGCACAAAGGCAGGCAACTCAAGGTCTACTACGTCACGATGCCGGCCGTCAAACCACCTACAATCATATTGTTCGTGAACGACCCGGAGATGCTCCATTTCTCCTACCGACGCTACCTGGAGAACCAGATTCGCAAGGCATACCCGTACGAAGGCACGCCGATCCGCATCTTTGCGCGCAAGGCCGAGGGAGAGAGGGGTAGGGGCTAG